A region from the Brassica napus cultivar Da-Ae chromosome C8, Da-Ae, whole genome shotgun sequence genome encodes:
- the LOC106382808 gene encoding 29 kDa ribonucleoprotein, chloroplastic: MSASASSLSLSSFNPKSLPLCISRSASVLPPSLSFKLYSIFASSAVKCSSSPAQHPSRFARNVAVSSDFEVEEDDVFTDDDSPPPQQERSSSFSADLKLFVGNLSFDVDSAQLAQLFESAGTVEMVEVIYDKVTGRSRGFGFVTMSTAAEVEAAAQQFNGYELEGRALRVNAGPPPPKREESFSRGPRSGGYGSERSGYGSERSGYGSQRSGRSGYGSERSSYGSGSGSGSGSGSGSSDRVYVGNLSWGVDDTALESLFSEQGKVVEARVIYDRDTGRSKGFGFVTLGSPQEVTRAINSLNGADLDGRQIRVSEAEARPPRRQF, encoded by the exons ATGTCTGCCTCTGCTTCCTCCCTTTCCCTTTCTTCCTTCAACCCTAAATCCCTCCCTCTCTGCATTTCCCGCTCCGCCTCCGTTCTCCCACCTTCCCTCTCCTTCAAACTCTACTCCATCTTCGCTTCCTCCGCCGTCAAATGCTCCTCCTCCCCCGCCCAACACCCGTCGCGTTTCGCCAGAAACGTGGCCGTATCATCGGATTTCGAGGTGGAGGAAGACGACGTGTTCACCGACGATGACTCTCCCCCGCCGCAGCAAGAGCGCAGCTCCTCCTTCTCCGCGGACCTCAAACTCTTCGTCGGTAACCTCTCCTTCGATGTGGATAGCGCTCAGCTCGCTCAGTTGTTTGAGAGCGCCGGGACTGTTGAGATGGTTGAG GTTATCTATGATAAAGTGACTGGCAGAAGCAGAGGTTTTGGATTTGTGACAATGTCCACTGCAGCTGAAGTCGAAGCAGCTGCTCAGCAGTTTAATGGCTAT GAACTTGAGGGCAGAGCTTTGAGGGTTAACGCTGGCCCTCCTCCACCTAAGAGGGAGGAATCATTCTCCAGGGGACCAAGAAGTGGTGGTTACGGTTCAGAACGTTCTGGTTACGGCTCTGAACGTTCCGGCTACGGGTCTCAACGTTCAGGACGTTCTGGTTACGGGTCTGAGCGTTCCAGCTATGGTTCTGGGTCAGGTTCGGGCTCAGGCTCAGGTTCAGGTTCATCAGACCGTGTGTATGTGGGAAACCTTTCGTGGGGTGTGGATGACACGGCTCTTGAGAGCTTGTTCAGCGAGCAAGGAAAGGTTGTTGAGGCCAGGGTCATTTACGACAGGGACACTGGTCGATCCAagggttttgggtttgtgaCACTCGGCTCTCCTCAAGAGGTCACACGAGCCATCAACTCTTTGAATGGCGCA GATTTGGATGGAAGACAGATTAGAGTCTCGGAGGCTGAGGCTAGACCACCAAGGCGCCAGTTTTGA
- the BNAC08G24520D gene encoding uncharacterized protein BNAC08G24520D, whose translation MNVSARISSVLRSSNLCLITPRSSSSSRFLCSKRNPDESPKNDNGDKSSRDWDKAWKSFKKQSKKTFFSQFNVDKYVTWNPPRSEFPLSEEVDPIKRTERSNLMLWTSPKFTLVGAIVIVSFLLLYTILAPVK comes from the exons ATGAACGTTTCTGCTAGAATCTCCTCCGTGTTAAGATCCTCCAATCTCTGCCTGATAACCCCTagatcatcatcttcctctagATTCCTCTGCTCCAAAAGAAACCCCGACGAATCTCCCAAAAACGACAATG GTGATAAATCGTCGAGGGATTGGGACAAAGCGTGGAAGAGTTTCAAGAAACAAAGCAAGAAGACATTCTTCTCTCAGTTCAACGTGGACAAGTACGTGACGTGGAATCCTCCGagatcggagtttccgttgtcGGAAGAAGTTGATCCTATCAAAAGAACAGAGAGATCTAATCTCATGCTCTGGACAAGTCCAAAGTTCACATTAGTTGGAGCCATCGTCATTGTCTCATTCCTCCTTCTATATACCATTCTTGCTCCTGTCAAGTGA
- the LOC106382807 gene encoding serine/arginine-rich splicing factor RS2Z32 isoform X2: MMGLDCTFHRVRDVDMKRDYAFVEFSDPRDADDARYYLDGRDFDGSRITVEASRGAPRGSRDSGSRGPPPGSGRCFNCGVDGHWARDCTAGDWKNKCYRCGERGHIERNCKNSPSPKKARRGGSYSRSPVKSRSPRRRRSPSRSRSYSRGRSYSRSRSPVRRERSVEDRSLSPKAMERSASPIGKDQSLSPDRRVVDASPKLEKQDGSDYEGSPRENGNGKSSVSPIAGGEESPAQDRSPIDDEPELNRSSPKGSESP; this comes from the exons ATGATGGGCCTTGATTGCACTTTCCACAGAGTACGAGATGTTGATATGAAGCGTGACTATGCCTTTGTT GAGTTTAGCGATCCTCGTGATGCTGATGACGCAAGATACTACTTAGATGGACGAGACTTCGATGGAAGTCGCATCACTGTGGAGGCTTCCAGAGGG GCACCTCGTGGTTCTCGGGACAGTGGTAGCAGAGGTCCGCCTCCTGGTTCTGGTCGCTGTTTTAACTGCGGTGTTGATGGTCATTGGGCTAGAGACTGCACAGCAGGTGACTGGAAGAACAAATGTTACCGCTGTGGTGAAAGAGGACACATTGAGAGAAACTGCAAGAACAGTCCTAGTCCTAAGAAGGCCAG GCGTGGTGGAAGCTACTCCAGGTCACCAGTTAAATCACGCTCCCCTCGCCGCAGAAGAAGCCCAAGCCGCAGCCGCAGTTACAGTCGTGGTCGTAGCTACAG TCGTTCACGATCGCCagtgagaagagagagaagcgTTGAGGATAGATCACTTAGCCCCAAGGCAATGGAGCGATCCGCATCTCCCATAGGCAAAGACCAAAGCCTGAGTCCAGACCGAAGAGTCGTAGATGCAAGCCCAAAACTAGAAAAGCAAGACGGGTCGGACTATGAAGGCAGCCCAAGAGAAAATGGTAATGGCAAGAGCTCTGTGAGTCCCATTGCGGGAGGGGAAGAAAGTCCTGCTCAAGACAGGAGCCCCATTGATGATGAGCCTGAGCTTAACCGTTCTTCCCCTAAAGGCAGCGAGTCACCTTGA
- the LOC106382807 gene encoding serine/arginine-rich splicing factor RS2Z32 isoform X1 — protein sequence MPRFDDRYGNTRLYVGRLSSRTRSRDLERLFSRYGRVRDVDMKRDYAFVEFSDPRDADDARYYLDGRDFDGSRITVEASRGAPRGSRDSGSRGPPPGSGRCFNCGVDGHWARDCTAGDWKNKCYRCGERGHIERNCKNSPSPKKARRGGSYSRSPVKSRSPRRRRSPSRSRSYSRGRSYSRSRSPVRRERSVEDRSLSPKAMERSASPIGKDQSLSPDRRVVDASPKLEKQDGSDYEGSPRENGNGKSSVSPIAGGEESPAQDRSPIDDEPELNRSSPKGSESP from the exons ATGCCTCGATTTGATGATCGATATGGAAACACTCGCCTCTACGTTGGCCGCTTGTCATCTAGAACTCGTAGCAGGGATCTTGAGCGTCTTTTCAGCAGATACGGAAG AGTACGAGATGTTGATATGAAGCGTGACTATGCCTTTGTT GAGTTTAGCGATCCTCGTGATGCTGATGACGCAAGATACTACTTAGATGGACGAGACTTCGATGGAAGTCGCATCACTGTGGAGGCTTCCAGAGGG GCACCTCGTGGTTCTCGGGACAGTGGTAGCAGAGGTCCGCCTCCTGGTTCTGGTCGCTGTTTTAACTGCGGTGTTGATGGTCATTGGGCTAGAGACTGCACAGCAGGTGACTGGAAGAACAAATGTTACCGCTGTGGTGAAAGAGGACACATTGAGAGAAACTGCAAGAACAGTCCTAGTCCTAAGAAGGCCAG GCGTGGTGGAAGCTACTCCAGGTCACCAGTTAAATCACGCTCCCCTCGCCGCAGAAGAAGCCCAAGCCGCAGCCGCAGTTACAGTCGTGGTCGTAGCTACAG TCGTTCACGATCGCCagtgagaagagagagaagcgTTGAGGATAGATCACTTAGCCCCAAGGCAATGGAGCGATCCGCATCTCCCATAGGCAAAGACCAAAGCCTGAGTCCAGACCGAAGAGTCGTAGATGCAAGCCCAAAACTAGAAAAGCAAGACGGGTCGGACTATGAAGGCAGCCCAAGAGAAAATGGTAATGGCAAGAGCTCTGTGAGTCCCATTGCGGGAGGGGAAGAAAGTCCTGCTCAAGACAGGAGCCCCATTGATGATGAGCCTGAGCTTAACCGTTCTTCCCCTAAAGGCAGCGAGTCACCTTGA
- the LOC106380131 gene encoding ABC transporter G family member 20 yields the protein MSGLLDKLSPARRANKSDDLPLFYTDQSVGFHRGHRNTPKVSVTLAELLMSMEDDQNGQSQAWDIALASNFFSSVSSYPLPSPSPSPSPFVLSFKDLTYSVKITKKFNPLPCCGSSDGDGMEMNTKMLLNGISGEAKEGEMMAVLGASGSGKSTLIDALANRIAKESLHGAITLNGEVLESGLHKVISAYVMQDDLLFPMLTVEETLMFSAEFRLPSSLPKKKKQARVQALIDQLGLRNAATTVIGDEGHRGVSGGERRRVSIGIDIIHDPIILFLDEPTSGLDSTSAYIVVKVLQRVAQSGSIVIMSIHQPSYRILGLLDKLLFLSRGNTVYSGSPTDLPRFFSEYGHIIPENENKTEFALDLIRELEDSPEGTKTLVDFHKQWRAKQTLNQTTRNTNVSLKDAIDASISREKLVSACRAGPEILRDRSSGGETNLKSTFQTFANPFWTEILVIAKRSMLNSRRQPELFGIRLGAVLVTGTILATMFYKLDNSPRGIQERLGFFAFAMSTTFYTCAEAIPVFLQERYIFMRETAYNAYRRSSYVLAHTIISLPALVILSATFAATTFFSVGLAGGSEGFFFFFLTILAAFWAGSSFVTFLSGVVSHVMIGFTVVVAILAYFLLFSGFFIARDRIPLYWLWFHYLSLVKYPYEGVLQNEFEDSTKCFVRGIQMFDSSPLGQVPDAVKISLLKSMSGVLGFNVTAETCVTTGVDILRKQGITEMSKWNCLWITVAWGFLFRVLFYFTLLIGSKNKRR from the exons ATGTCTGGTTTGCTCGACAAACTATCTCCGGCCAGACGGGCCAACAAGAGCGATGACCTTCCTCTGTTTTACACTGACCAGTCCGTGGGTTTTCACAGAGGTCACAGAAACACACCTAAAGTCTCAGTCACACTTGCAGAGCTTCTCATGAGTATGGAAGATGATCAGAACGGCCAGAGTCAGGCTTGGGATATCGCACTTGCCTCCAATTTCTTCTCCTCGGTTTCTTCTTATCCCttgccttctccttctccttctccttctccgtTCGTCCTCTCCTTCAAAGACTTGACTTACAGCGTGAAGATCACGAAGAAGTTTAACCCACTTCCCTGTTGCGGGAGCTCCGATGGTGATGGTATGGAGATGAATACCAAGATGCTCCTCAATGGAATCTCCGGTGAAGCCAAAGAAGGAGAGATGATGGCCGTTCTTGGAGCAAGCGGGTCAGGGAAGTCAACACTTATCGATGCATTAGCCAACCGTATCGCAAAAGAGAGCCTACACGGTGCCATCACTCTAAACGGTGAAGTTCTTGAATCAGGCCTTCATAAAGTCATATCAGCTTACGTGATGCAAGACGATCTTCTCTTCCCGATGCTCACCGTGGAAGAAACTTTGATGTTCTCCGCCGAGTTCAGGCTTCCAAGCTCACTCCCCAAGAAGAAAAAGCAAGCACGCGTTCAAGCTTTGATCGACCAGCTCGGTCTGAGGAACGCAGCAACAACAGTGATTGGTGATGAGGGACATAGAGGTGTGTCGGGAGGAGAAAGGAGACGTGTCTCGATAGGAATCGACATAATACATGACCCGATTATACTCTTCCTCGATGAGCCAACCTCGGGTTTGGACTCTACAAGTGCTTACATAGTTGTTAAAGTGCTTCAGAGAGTGGCACAGAGTGGTAGCATAGTTATCATGTCTATACATCAGCCAAGTTACAGAATCTTAGGCTTGCTAGACAAGTTACTCTTCCTGTCTAGAGGGAACACAGTTTACAGCGGCTCACCGACAGATCTACCTCGGTTCTTCTCAGAGTATGGTCACATTATACCCGAAAACGAGAACAAGACAGAGTTCGCACTTGACCTAATCCGTGAGCTGGAAGATTCACCAGAAGGAACAAAAACCCTAGTAGACTTCCACAAGCAATGGAGAGCAAagcaaaccctaaaccaaaccaCAAGAAACACTAATGTCTCTCTCAAAGACGCTATCGACGCCAGTATCTCAAGAGAGAAGCTAGTCTCCGCCTGCAGAGCCGGTCCTGAAATTTTGAGG GACCGGTCCTCTGGAGGAGAAACAAACCTAAAATCAACATTTCAAACCTTTGCAAACCCATTCTGGACTGAGATTCTTGTCATTGCCAAAAGATCTATGCTAAACTCAAGAAGACAACCAGAGCTTTTCGGAATCCGCTTAGGAGCTGTGCTAGTCACCGGAACAATCTTAGCTACAATGTTCTATAAGCTAGATAACTCACCAAGAGGCATACAAGAACGTTTAGGGTTCTTCGCATTCGCCATGTCTACAACGTTCTACACATGTGCTGAAGCCATACCAGTCTTTCTCCAAGAGCGTTACATATTCATGAGAGAAACCGCTTATAACGCTTACCGTAGATCATCGTACGTCCTCGCACACACGATCATCTCCCTCCCAGCTCTTGTAATCTTATCAGCTACCTTCGCCGCCACGACTTTCTTCTCCGTTGGTCTCGCCGGAGGCTCCGaggggttcttcttcttcttcttgacgaTCTTGGCAGCGTTTTGGGCGGGAAGCTCGTTCGTTACGTTCCTATCTGGCGTGGTATCGCATGTGATGATTGGATTCACGGTGGTTGTGGCGATCTTAGCTtacttcctcctcttctctGGATTCTTCATCGCCAGAGATAGGATACCTCTCTACTGGTTATGGTTTCATTACCTCTCGCTCGTGAAGTACCCTTACGAAGGTGTGCTTCAGAACGAGTTTGAAGATTCGACGAAGTGTTTTGTCCGAGGGATTCAGATGTTTGATAGTTCGCCGTTGGGACAAGTTCCGGATGCTGTAAAAATCAGTTTGCTGAAGAGTATGAGCGGTGTTTTGGGGTTTAACGTGACGGCGGAGACGTGTGTGACGACGGGGGTTGATATTTTGAGGAAGCAAGGGATCACGGAGATGAGTAAGTGGAATTGCTTGTGGATCACGGTAGCTTGGGGGTTCTTGTTTAGGGTTCTGTTTTACTTCACGCTCTTGATCGGAAGCAAGAACAAGCGGCGCTAG